A single window of Nicotiana sylvestris chromosome 3, ASM39365v2, whole genome shotgun sequence DNA harbors:
- the LOC104218145 gene encoding uncharacterized protein, translating to MIKYFALEEEFWRQKAGMLWFKDSDRNTKFFHTQVNGRRKRLKLSSIQNSLGNWIEEDHLIAEETISFYKDQFTESAVPNDFDILNHVPSMVDNDQHERLMALPSNEELKRAVMGLNGDSAGGPDGFTGAFYQTCWEIIEKDVVKWVIHERLVELLPNIISEEHAGFVKGRSIVENVLLTQEIIIDIMLRTKAGPNVVIKLDMEKAYDRLSWLFLTKILRKMGFPEAFIGLIFDLIGNNWYSVLINGQPNGFFKSLMGVKQGDPLSPTLFILAAEALFRDLNSLHTNLYFCGFGMPKWSPKINHLSYADDIIIFCLSDETSLRLVMEVLQAYESSSSQQVNKIKSATYMHYLTDNEVINKVERITGIRRQGFPMTCLGCPIFYTRRRGDYYQGLITKVMDKLQSWKGKLLSVGGRAVLIANVLQSILIHMLSAVNPPNYVIKKLHSIFAKFFWSSNIGGSTRHWASWTNLCMPFDEGGIGFRSLHDVSKALFCKLWWNFRTKPTLWSAFICQKYCKKLNVVIVTWKCGSRVWRKMLECRDLIEHQIYWKLRMGSAQFWFDNWTEIGALYFQVPADFGIDEDIHNVNDLVENGMWNVDRIFESLPEDLANHIVQNIRPPTDSSQLDTPFWMLETKGHFTVKSAWDYLRRRVNPKLAYKMIWVKGLPFKISFFLWKVWKAKLSLDDILRKIGYSIPSKCWCCADPKEESLVHLFFTSNAARSVWSYFLRRAGIALDRLSLHQAITKCWTAPVVPILKQVLQVLPACIVWEIWKRRNSLKYGDAVLVSRVIYLVSSTLQALVQLKKPGLHVPHKWLDLLTMMEQYTPRLKYDKVLWEFPSRGWIKVNTYGACRGNPGRSSIGLCIRMRQTGSKLLKNIIEESWKPPWYITKHVVEILRLKEQSNIKVTHIFREGNTLADHIANYALDEGNTECHGFWDLDSKGRRIINEDKMQWISSKLKPNLIVESEMMVGMQCFQSTGRTLKMGLRTFTTYLTSKGSNAIA from the exons ATGATTAAATATTTTGCATTAGAGGAAGAATTTTGGAGACAAAAAGCTGGCATGTTATGGTTCAAAGATAGCGATAGAAATACTAAATTCTTCCATACTCAAGTTAATGGGAGAAGGAAGAGACTGAAATTATCAAGTATCCAAAATAGCCTTGGTAACTGGATTGAAGAAGATCACTTAATAGCAGAAGAAACAATAAGTTTCTACAAGGATCAATTTACTGAGAGTGCAGTCCCAAATGATTTCGATATTCTAAATCATGTACCTTCAATGGTAGATAATGATCAGCATGAAAGATTGATGGCATTGCCTTCcaatgaagaattgaagagagcagtTATGGGGTTGAATGGGGACTCTGCCGGTGGACCGGATGGTTTCACTGGAGCATTTTACCAAACATGCTGGGAAATTATTGAAAAAGATGTTGTCAAATG GGTTATTCATGAGAGGTTGGTTGAATTACTACCAAACATAATCTCAGAGGAACATGCAGGTTTTGTGAAGGGCAGGAGCATAGTTGAGAACGTACTGTTAACTCAAGAAATCATTATAGATATCATGTTGAGAACAAAAGCAGGTCCTAACGTTGTGATTAAGCTTGATATGGAAAAAGCTTACGACAGGCTATCATGGCTATTCCTGACCaaaatactaaggaaaatgggatTTCCTGAAGCTTTTATTGGCTTGATCTTTGATTTGATTGGGAACAATTGGTACTCTGTGCTTATAAATGGTCAGCCTAATGGTTTTTTCAAATCATTGATGGGAGTTAAACAGGGTGACCCTTTGTCACCAACTCTATTTATTCTAGCAGCAGAAGCACTTTTTCGGGATTTGAATTCACTACACACTAACCTGTATTTCTGTGGATTTGGAATGCCAAAATGGAGCCCAAAAATAAATCATCTATCATACGCTGATGATATAATCATTTTTTGCTTATCTGATGAAACTTCGTTGAGACTTGTCATGGAGGTTCTGCAAGCTTATGAATCATCATCTAGTCAACAGGTGAACAAAATAAAGTCAGCCACATACATGCATTATTTAACGGATAATGAGGTGATTAACAAGGTGGAAAGGATTACAGGTATACGAAGACAGGGTTTCCCTATGACCTGTCTTGGTTGTCCTATTTTTTATACAAGAAGAAGGGGAGACTATTACCAGGGATTAATCACCAAGGTTATGGACAAACTTCAGTCATGGAAAGGAAAACTTCTGTCTGTAGGAGGCAGAGCTGTTTTAATCGCAAATGTCCTGCAGAGTATCCTAATTCATATGTTGTCAGCAGTCAATCCTCCAAATTATGTGATCAAGAAATTACATAGCATTTTTGCAAAGTTTTTCTGGAGCAGCAATATCGGAGGCAGCACTAGACACTGGGCATCTTGGACTAACCTGTGTATGCCTTTTGACGAGGGAGGCATAGGCTTCAGGTCCCTGCATGACGTATCGAAGGCACTTTTCTGCAAATTGTGGTGGAATTTCAGGACTAAGCCCACTTTATGGAGTGCATTTATTTGTCAAAAGTACTGCAAGAAACTAAATGTAGTAATTGTAACTTGGAAATGTGGATCACGAGTGTGGAGAAAAATGCTAGAATGTAGGGATTTGATTGAGCATCAAATCTACTGGAAATTGAGAATGGGATCAGCTCAATTCTGGTTCGATAATTGGACTGAGATAGGAGCCTTATATTTTCAAGTGCCTGCAGATTTTGGTATCGATGAAGATATTCATAATGTCAACGATCTAGTTGAAAATGGTATGTGGAATGTGGATAGAATTTTTGAGAGCCTACCTGAAGATTTGGCAAACCATATTGTGCAGAATATTAGACCACCAACTGATAGTTCCCAGTTAGATACTCCGTTCTGGATGCTTGAAACAAAGGGACATTTTACAGTAAAATCTGCATGGGATTACCTGAGAAGAAGAGTCAACCCAAAATTAGCTTACAAGATGATATGGGTAAAAGGTTTACCTTTCAAGATATCATTTTTCCTGTGGAAGGTGTGGAAAGCAAAACTATCACTTGATGATATTTTGCGTAAAATAGGATACTCCATTCCATCTAAATGTTGGTGCTGTGCTGACCCTAAGGAGGAGTCTTTAGTACATTTGTTTTTCACGTCAAATGCAGCTAGAAGTGTTTGGAGTTACTTCCTAAGGAGAGCAGGAATTGCATTAGATAGGTTGTCATTACATCAAGCAATTACAAAGTGTTGGACAGCACCAGTAGTACCTATATTGAAGCAAGTTTTACAAGTTTTACCTGCATGTATTGTATGGGAAATTTGGAAGAGAAGAAACAGTTTGAAATATGGAGATGCAGTGTTAGTGAGCAGAGTTATTTACCTGGTGTCATCTACTTTGCAAGCACTAGTCCAACTGAAAAAGCCAGGACTACATGTGCCTCACAAGTGGCTGGACTTACTGACAATGATGGAGCAATACACACCTCGACTGAAATATGATAAAGTGTTATGGGAATTTCCTTCAAGAGGATGGATCAAAGTGAATACGTATGGAGCATGTAGAGGGAATCCAGGGAGGAGTTCAATTGGTTTATGCATAAGGATGAGGCAG ACAGGTTCTAAGCTATTAAAGAACATTATAGAGGAATCATGGAAGCCTCCATGGTATATTACTAAACATGTAGTGGAGATTTTAAGATTGAAGGAACAAAGTAACATCAAGGTCACACACATTTtcagagaagggaatacattagcAGACCATATTGCCAATTACGCCCTCGATGAAGGAAATACTGAGTGCCATGGTTTCTGGGATCTGGACTCAAAAGGAAGGAGGATTATTAATGAAGATAAGATGCAAT GGATTTCATCAAAGCTAAAGCCTAATCTTATAGTAGAATCTGAAATGATGGTAGGAATGCAGTGCTTTCAATCCACTGGGAGGACACTAAAGATGGGTTTACGCACTTTCACAACATATCTCACATCAAAGGGAAGTAATGCAATAGCATGA
- the LOC138888572 gene encoding uncharacterized protein yields the protein MTQQLTLRLMHTETHVELILTLVYAKCDRIERIELWDSLYAMASDMTAPWLVGGDFNVIWDEEEKFGRLSVSLIEVDDFRHCINTCNLTDLGFKRSIFTWWNRRSEDDCIFKRLDRCLGNHELQQTFPRLEVTHLSKIGSDHYPMMLKCDIETPPIKKSFRFLNFWTKHETFKDLVKENWNADFSANPFCIFNFKLKKLKKALSTWSIATYGDIF from the coding sequence ATGACTCAACAGCTGACTTTGAGATTAATGCACACTGAAACACATGTTGAGCTCATCCTTACTCTAGTTTATGCCAAATGTGATCGCATTGAAAGAATTGAACTATGGGATTCTTTGTATGCAATGGCATCAGATATGACAGCACCATGGCTAGTTGGAGGCGACTTTAATGTGATATGGGATGAGGAAGAAAAATTTGGACGCTTGTCAGTTTCTCTCATTGAAGTAGATGACTTTAGACACTGCATCAATACCTGCAACTTGACAGACTTGGGATTTAAAAGAagcatatttacatggtggaataGAAGATCAGAGGACGACTGTATTTTTAAAAGATTGGACAGATGTTTGGGAAATCATGAATTGCAACAGACTTTTCCTAGATTGGAGGTAACTCACCTGTCCAAAATTGGGTCTGATCATTACCCAATGATGCTGAAATGTGATATAGAAACTCCTCCAATTAAGAAGTCATTCAGATTTCTTAACTTCTGGACTAAGCATGAAACCTTTAAAGATTTAGTAAAGGAGAATTGGAATGCTGATTTTAGTGCTAACCCTTTCTGCATTTTTAACTTCAAGTTAAAGAAGCTTAAGAAAGCACTATCTACCTGGAGCATAGCTACATATGGGGATATATTCTAG